TTTGATTGTGTAGAATTcgatattattttagatttatattaaaattaacttatcttcatttctttttttgcaatatatttgtatttttttttagaggAGTACTGCTCAAACACTCCATTTATGAAATTCCACGACCtctttaattattagtaatttaattcaaattataaGCTTATTATGCACTTAATTGGTTGCTTGATTTTCTGCTACTATATAGTTTATATTgttcttttaacaaaaaattgattaattagtaAATGAGGTGGAtgtttttttaacattaaaacATAGTATAATGTGTACTTTTTGatggaaaatatatttatttattttttctaagaaAATATTGAATGGTATCCTTTCTGTTCACagtcttttgataaaaaaatatattattgtgattttgtCCTCACGTGAGAGACTTACTTTTTCCGACTTCTTTTGTGGGTGTAATGTTAGGTAACttttgaattgaattgattaataaataactttttagaTCGTCGAAGATTATATTAGTACAGCTAAAAAGAGGTAGGTAGGACCACCATTAATGAAAGAATGTAGGCAGGACTAGTATACCTTACatcttcatttttaatatttggaAATTTTTCCTATTCGATAAATAATACTTTTGTGACGTGTGAGTTGAATTAGTCAAAGTTAAGAAGCATTATCTTGaagaataaatatatgttaataaatttcaatattttgaagaattaatttttagagtCTTGATTTGTCCAAAAGAAATAAACTAAGAAAATGCATCCAATTTTACCAACTGTATctaaaaacaaatcaaaaaacTCTGGATGATGttttttccttttgatttatCGTAAAATCTCACCTTTTGAAGAATGACTTTTTTAGAATTTATGTGAAACCATGCATACTTTTATGATCTAGTAATAAGAATTACAATATTACCTTTTGATATACTAGAAAGTGCCATAAAATCATTAAATCTACCAAAGTATAGTCCAATAATTGTATTTAGTATTCAACCATTAGTTATGTAGCTAAGACACTTTGTATTGGAGATGTGTCCAATATACAATGCATATCATGTTTGacactaatatatatattgtttccTTATTTCATTCACTTTCAATTACTTAAACTAATATTGATGTTTATTTGTTAGTGTCAATGTCGTGTCTAATGTCTAAATCTGATTAACTAGTTTAACTTTATTTGTATCAATAGATGGGAATGGCTTGTGGACTAGAAACAACTTGTGGACAAGCTTATGGAGCTAAACAATACAAAAGAATAGGAATGCAAACATACACTGCTATATTTTCTCTCATATTGGTTTGTATTCCACTTTCTTTTCTTTGGATCTACATTGAGAACATACTAGTTTTCACAGGCCAAGACCCTCTAATTGCACATGAAGCAGGAAGATTCACAATATGGCTTATTCCAGCACTTTTTGCATATGGAATACTCCAGCCACTAGTTAGATATTTTCAAATGCAAAGTTTGCTTCTTCCAATGCTTTTAAGCTCTTGTGTCACTCTTTGTATCCATATACCTCTTTGTTGGGCTTTAGTGTTCAAGACAGGGTTGAATAATGTTGGTGGTGCAATAGCAATGAGCATTTCCATTTGGTTAAATGTGATTTTCCTTGGATTATACATGAGATACTCTTCTTCATGTGCAAAAACAAGAGCTCCAATTTCTATGGAGCTATTCCATGGAATTTGGGAGTTTTTTCGCTTTGCTATACCTTCTGCAGTAATGGTTTGGTGATTCATCTTCCTCTTCTACTCAACTCGACTTGTATATATTTTatggatttaattcatatacaccgtcaatgtaaaaaatatttacactgtCCGTCAATGAATGGTTGTGATGTACTGACAATGTAAAACGTTTTACACCGACAATGTATAATAATTAAGCTCATATTTCATTAATCGAAAAGTACTCGCAATTAATACTTACTTTAACATTCTCTTTTCAACACTATTTTATTGAGTGAAATTTATTTAGGTCtactattttcaaaaataagttTCATATAAAGTGATGGGAGCtgcataaattttatcaaataaaatagtaGATGTTGAAATGATACGTTGATGTGTTttttatgtaataaatatttatagtatATAATCTTGGCACTGGCTAATCAAAATTTCTGTATCCGTTTCTGACTATAGCCTTGAGTGGTGGTCTTATGAGCTAATGGTGTTGCTATCTGGGCTGTTACCAAATCCACAACTTGAAACTTCAGTTCTATCAGTTTGGTATGTTTGTGCTACAAATTTTGTACTAGTGTAGAGATTCATCAATCATGTCTTGTTGATATTTTTTCtaattctttttccatttttatATAGTCTCAATACCATTGCAACTCTCTATACAATACCATTTGGAATTGGAGCTGCAGCAAGGTATATACAAGTATTCTCCTCTCATTacttctaatttttcaaacatattCACAATTTTTATAAGTTATATAGATAAATAATGTTAACCTTATACAAATTATGCCATATAGCCCAAGACATGTGCGAACGCACGAGTATTTTACTGGTATTCTACATAAATGTCACAATATTTATAGCTACCTTTGGACTTATATCTAATTATATTATCCTTTATTTTTTGCTCTGAATATAGCACAAGGGTTTCAAATGAATTAGGAGCTGGGAATCCATTTGAAGCACGTGTTGCTGTGTGGGGTGCTATGTCACTTGCACTCATAGAAGCAAGTATAGCGAGTGCAACCCTATTTGCATGCCGCCATGTTTATGGTTATGTTTTCAGCAATGATAAGGAAGTTGTTGATTATGTCACTATCATGGCTCCTTTGGTTTCTATATCTGTTATATTGGATAGCATACAAGGTACTCTTGCAGGTAAAATCCTCTCTTTGTATccttttaagtaattttttaatagaagcAATCACCTGCAGTGTTGTGACTGTATTGTAGGGTACTCTTGCAGTATTGTTTTATTGTCATCCAATTCAACTATGATTGAACCAATTAAGCCATAAGTTTCATCAATTGATTTTTAGtctcttttttaaatattgatcaaaacaataaaaaaagctTTCTCTGAGTTTATTTTACTATTCTTTGATTCAGGGATTTCTAGAGGTTGTGGATGGCAGCACTTGGGAGTTTATGTGAATCTAGGAGCCTTTTACCTCTGTGGGATTCCAGTCGCTGCAGCATTGGCTTTTTGGGTACAAGTGGGAGGAAAAGGACTTTGGATTGGCATACAAGTTGGTGCTGTTGTTCAATGTGTTCTACTTTCTATCATAACAAGTTGTATAAATTGGGAGCAACAGGTATGCCTTTTAACCCTTGTCTTCAAAtcacaaatttcaaatttaatgtGCCTGGTTCATAATTTTAAGGACAATTAGGTATAGCCAATTtggataatatattttttctaaagaCTTATGATACGGATTTGGATGATCTCCTACATCATCAGTTG
The genomic region above belongs to Cicer arietinum cultivar CDC Frontier isolate Library 1 chromosome 4, Cicar.CDCFrontier_v2.0, whole genome shotgun sequence and contains:
- the LOC101501055 gene encoding protein DETOXIFICATION 12-like; the protein is MEESLLSKKIDGKTESDLEERKRISWDVYMKEMKTICHTSVPMVAVISSQYLLQVVSIMIVGHLGELYLSSAALSISFAGVTGFSFLMGMACGLETTCGQAYGAKQYKRIGMQTYTAIFSLILVCIPLSFLWIYIENILVFTGQDPLIAHEAGRFTIWLIPALFAYGILQPLVRYFQMQSLLLPMLLSSCVTLCIHIPLCWALVFKTGLNNVGGAIAMSISIWLNVIFLGLYMRYSSSCAKTRAPISMELFHGIWEFFRFAIPSAVMVCLEWWSYELMVLLSGLLPNPQLETSVLSVCLNTIATLYTIPFGIGAAASTRVSNELGAGNPFEARVAVWGAMSLALIEASIASATLFACRHVYGYVFSNDKEVVDYVTIMAPLVSISVILDSIQGTLAGISRGCGWQHLGVYVNLGAFYLCGIPVAAALAFWVQVGGKGLWIGIQVGAVVQCVLLSIITSCINWEQQAMKARHRLFDSQISVE